TCCCCCAGCACAATTAAGTTTGTGGTCAGTTTAGCTGGATCAGCTAAGACAACCAGCCAATCAGATTTTAGGAGGGAAATGGATTTCCTAAATAAGTATGATTTCCAAGAGCATGTTCTCTAAAGAATTTCTCAGGCTTAAAATCAAATACAGGAGTGACTCAGTAGAACAAATACAGGAGCAACTCCATTCTACCACTATGAAGAAAAGTGGCGTTTCTCTCCTTTTGGGTATCATCTTCCTGACTCTGATTGGAGTTCAAGGTAAGGGATTCTGAGTTATATTGGGTTAGTAAAGTCAGAGATGTGAACTGCTAGGAAAGTCTCTTGATTTGCCAGTAAAGGTAACTGCTTTGTGTGCATCAGAAAGTGATGTGAGTCAGTTGTTGTCAGTTATCCAAAGTTCATATCTTGGACCTGCCAAGTCAAATACAAGTCTTCTCAGTCCACGTGTGtgaattcctggcacagagtaagtgttcaataaatgtttgttgaactggGTGATAATGAGATGGAAGACTTTGTCTCCTAAATTATTTTTGTCACCCTGACAGTGTTTCTTGATAAGTATGTCTGTGGTTGACAAATTAAGTATCCAATAATCAGAGAGGTTGTCCCTAATCTGTTTACTAACTTCCTTTGTTATTTGGGGCAAATTAATGAACTTTTCtagacttcagtttcctcagctgtaaaatggaaattttatagtTATGCTTTTTCTACCTACTATACAATGTATGGCATATAGGAAGTACTGAgtaaatgtatgttgaataaatgaaaaaattaaggaatgaagacagtgtattttaaagaattttcaaaagtttaaagTACTACTGAAAACCAAGGCAGTGGGAAAGATCAGGATGGTGGTGGTAATTAGTTATTGTAAGTGGAGCTTTTTGTTGAAACGAGTACCAACTCCATTTCACTAAGGTCAGATAAAAAATGGCTTTGGGATTTGCTTGAGATACTATGGTCTGCATAGCACACACGAATTAGGTATCTGTGTATCTGACCTGTGatagacatttattgaatattataaaaatcCCTTTTCCTAAGGTTGTAAAATATGGTAGTTAAGAGTAATGCCTTTGGACCCAAAGAAACCTGTGCTGAAACCCTGCACTTGTCCCCTAAAAGCTGAAAggctttgttttttacttaacttctctgaaccttggATTCTTTATCTATAAACCGGAGATAACACCTACTCAAAATCTCGTGGTAATGATTAACAGACACTCAGTAAGTGATAGTAATAATCATGACTAAGTCAAATGTATCATTTGGGTGGATCACCTAAATTGAGACATTGCTCTAAATCGATGTTTTCTACCTCTCTTTCCCCCTTAGGAACTCCAACAATGAGGAATGGACGCTGTTCCTGCATCAACACCAGCCCAGGGACGATCCATTCAAAATTCTTAAAGGACCTTAAACAATTTGCCCCAAGCCCTTCTtgtgagaaaactgaaatcatgtaAGTAAAAACTCATCCAACACATAGGCTCCAGCAATAAGTTTAGTGTGAGTATTACCCTCAGAACACTTGCCCATTCAGACACTTAAAATGCAGATAGTTGCCCCTCCATAAATCCagtctacttcttccttttcttctaaaaaaacAAGCAATGTCTGGTAGAGGTTAGGAACCAAAGATgacatgttcattgtagaaaatgtttaatgtaaatgacccaaaagaagaaattaaaaatcgtCTATAATCCTACCATTCAGTGATAGGTAGTGTTAATCTCTCTGCATATAGTCTTCCAAATCTCCCTCATTGGctttgtgtgtacatatatagatgctatatatatatatttatacacacaatatatgtacccaaaaataaaatcatacactACATACTGTTTTGTAATCTGCTTTTACATTAACACTATATAATGAACATTTCCTGTCAGTAAATCTTCTGTAATAACatcattttttcctaataatGTCAATTTTAATGGCCAAATTTTATTCTATCATGTGGACGTACCATAATCTATATGACCAACACCTAAATgtaggttatttccaatttttttgctattgaaaacAAACTGCTATTGTAGCAATATTGTGTCTTTAATTCTTTCCTATTAGTAATACCTTTCTAGAGATTAGAATTGCTAGATTAAAGGATATGCCTATTGTAAGTTTTTTGAAACCTAAATCAAGGATGCTGTATAGAATGACTACTCTTATTCTTAGATtagacagaaattaaagaaaatagtcTTTAAATTGTTCCTGGAGCGtctgatgtaattttaaaaattcaaccagTCTGTTAATCTTGtcttaagaaaacattttattgatgttttaagTTGTTTCACTAGAAAATTTAGCAAAATTCATgctcattttcattgttttgggggaaaagaaagTAGATATATTGGCaacttgtctattttatattttcacttaaaCCTAAATAGCGTTTTCCATCATAACAGAACCAATATTATCTTTAGATTTAACTTTCTCCTATTGCATATACCTGTTGGATTTTTTTAACTTAGAGTTACGTGCTATCCTAGAAATGTATCTAAGTCCCCTCAgtcacttaaaaaatgaaaaggcaggaaaaagacTGGAAGTCTCAGATGCTTATAGTGATGACACAAGTACCTTTTTAATTGGGGAATTGAATTCTGTGGATAAGATGAagcatttaaattattaaaagtaaaaagaaatatcttGTTGCTATTTCTTTGGTAGTGCTACAATGAAGAATGGGGCTCAAACCTGTCTAAACCCAAATTCAACAGATGTGAAAGAATTGATTAAAGAGTGGGAGAAACAGGTTggtgaaaaaaaggaacaaaattttctttcttttagaaattaaCTTTGGAAAACAAAGAATCATGTAGTTCCTTTAAGGATACGTTCTTCATTCATGTTATTGTGCTCCTATTTTTTTCGTAGAATGATGTCATCACCTTGAGGTGTAATGGTAGTCTTGCTTACAGTATCACTTGTCTatctctcccactagaatgtgTGTTCCATGAGGGTAGGCAGCTTGTCTTTCTTATCCAATACAATAAATGCGTATTGAGTGGTAGACAGTGAGGATAGAAAGGATATAAGGTAGggaattccatggtggtccagtggttaggacttggcactttcactgccagggcccgggttcaatccctggttggagaactatcGCATGgcacaaccaaaaacaaaaaaaaaggtaataagaTAAAGTCCCTTCCTTCTGTAGCAAATTTGCTAACAATTAATTATAGTAcaatgtgaaaaatataaaataaatatatgtacaagAATCTTGAAGATAATAGAAGAAGGAGTAATTAACTTTGCCAGAGGTGAGGGGACAGGAAGAAAGGGTTAAGGAAGACTTTTTATATCAGGTGACATTTGATTTGGGTCTTGAAGGATAAGTAGTTCACCAGGAGGGTAAGGACAGCATAAAAAACCGACTAGAATCATGAGCGAGCTCACTGTGTTCCAGGAACCTCGGGTAATGTGGCTGGAGTTTGTGCGGAGGGAGTGAAGGGATTGAGATAGAAAAGTAGACCAGGAAAGGGGGAAGAATCCTGCATGGTGTGCTAAAGGGTTAAGTTTGAAGAGGGCCACAGAATATGTAGTTGGGCACTTGGTTCTGGACTCTGACAGACTAGCAGTTCTGCCACATACTAGCTGtgcaactttgggcaagtcacccgctccgagcctcagtctcctcatctgtaaacattGGATGATAATAGTACCAACCTCAGAAAACTATAGTTGGGACAGGTGGGTCATAAGCAAGATTGCAGTGGGGGTAGTAATGAGCCcagaaaatggacagaagagaACCAGTCAGAAGGCTACTGCCTCCTCATCAAAGTGAGTGAAATAGAATCAAAAAGAGCCCCTGTGAGACTGAAGCAACTTTAAACTGGTTCTGAGGATAAAGAAAGACCACAGTCTGGAGAGTCCAAATATAatataaggaaggaaaaagggtAAGATAGAGAAACATTacccttttttttctgtctcctcacaggtcaaccaaaaaaaaaagcaaaaaaaagggagaaaatataaaaaaaccaagaaagttccaaaagttaaaaaatctCTACATCCTCCTCAAAAGAAGACTACATGAGTTACCATTTTACCAGCAAGTATTTTGTgttaaaaagtttctttttaactATACTGAAATAATTCCAAAAAGGGATGGCATCTTCATACATAAGCTTGTTGATTTGAACTAGAAAATTTAAAGCATTATTTTGAAATTGTCATTAAAGGTAGCAAGTTGCTTTTAAAATCCAGCTGTGAAGAATTGTTAGAGGCTAGAGTTTGTCTTTGTTCTTCCACCTCTGACCAGCTGAATTTCATCATGCTTAAGCCCACAATCTCCGTAACGCCCACATCTGGACCAATGTCCTCACAACCGCATCCCACACACAACAGCTGCCTGCGAGAACAGCTGTAGGCTTCCCAGGACTCCAGAGAATATCCTGAGGCACACATCAGCAGGCCCCAGCCTGGGAGCATGCTGGTAAGCGGAGCAGTTTGGAATCGAGCTGGACCTCACCAAGCTGCCATGGCCGTCAGCATCTGTATTTGAATCTGCCTGTGGGCCTCTCATACAATGCATCTGAGATATCCGTGCTGTGTATAACTGTAccatttacatatacatgtacactcTCTAAGCAAATAATTAAGTGCAAAgcagtattgacatatataccctgtagtctgaaatattttctttgttaaaagaCAATGCTATCAATAAATGCACCACTGATCAGAAAACAAGTCTTGATTTTTTAATGTCTCAGACATGTACCTCAACTATTGCACGTGTAACAGTAATTCTCATGTGTCCTTATTCATTTGGTTTCATCTCAAATAAAGTGTAATTGAGATAAAGACATGGAAGTTCTTTAAAGTGCTCTTTGGAGACATAAAAAGACTTCAGCATAAAATCTGACAATACCTTATAACAGCATTGACTTACAAGAGTTTATGCGGTATGCAATTTATTTCCTAATCCTCAAGGCCAATGCTATTCCAATAAGAATATACCCAGGAGACCAAAAATGTCCTGACTCTTTTCCATaacctaaaaatatatatgtttaaatattataaagCCTCAAGTAGTTATGGAGACCCAAACATAGGATAAGTTATTCCAGAGTCCAGAAAACTTGGGCTGGAGGTATTATGCAGTATGGAGTCTCTAAGAAGGTTGGGAGTGGACAGAGAATACCAGCCTTGTACGTTTGAGATACACTTGAGAGGCCAGATATGTGTGATATTTGAGCA
This DNA window, taken from Delphinus delphis chromosome 5, mDelDel1.2, whole genome shotgun sequence, encodes the following:
- the CXCL9 gene encoding C-X-C motif chemokine 9; its protein translation is MISKSMFSKEFLRLKIKYRSDSVEQIQEQLHSTTMKKSGVSLLLGIIFLTLIGVQGTPTMRNGRCSCINTSPGTIHSKFLKDLKQFAPSPSCEKTEIIATMKNGAQTCLNPNSTDVKELIKEWEKQVNQKKKQKKGRKYKKTKKVPKVKKSLHPPQKKTT